A single uncultured Acetobacterium sp. DNA region contains:
- a CDS encoding DEAD/DEAH box helicase family protein, translated as MKLTTRANLFAFQDKQLAYQQLSQKEEDMGTYQIIGANATNQNCFTGETVHLYPHLKEAIFRAEKIDMNVSFLMVSGIRLILDDLKTAVDKGVAIRILCGNYLNITQPEALYLLKDALGERLELRFYNVPNHSFHAKAYFFRYPDYDEVFVGSSNLSKSALTNGIEWNYRLNSREHPADCATFWQIFEALLVNHSLIIDDTELKKYSKQWIRPKIIQQIEEIEEACPAVADPAETPDRVAQGQAAFIVDPVIPDPAPLIAFPQPTGAQVEALYALKNFRREQLDKGLIVAATGIGKTFLAAFDSRDFNRILFVAHRDEILSQAEYTFKCVRRELSAGHFNGTRKDTDADIIFASVQTLGNPAYLANGPFAADAFDYIIIDEFHHAVSDYYQNIIDYFRPKFLLGLTATPERLDNQDVFALCDYNVVYEVRLKEAINKGWLVPFRYYGIYDDLDYDHVDYRNGQYDSEQLGQLASVNKRGNLIFKHYAKYGSRRALGFCINRRHALYMTNYFREQGIACCAVISGTVNAEQRELIREREPAISDLKTGKLAVIFSVDMFNEGLDIPELDMVLFLRPTQSPIVFLQQLGRGLRKTRGKNYVNVLDFMGNYQKANLVPFLLTNEPPPEPSGRSVFRLPQEDDYPVDCLVDFDFKLIDLFKKMARDQKKIKDRLLDEFDRISDELGRRPLRLDLYVHLDESIYQTIRSKKDLNPFRDYLSFLDAIGQITAAEKELLGTPGHAFLKNIENTAMSKTYKMPVLLAFYNGGKMKLEIDDEDLYQSFKSFYEKGSNRVDLLRDKSTANAISWGKKEYVSLANRNPVHFLAQSAGEFFYQSGDRFCLAPELESYLANPVFIKQFKDIIDYRTKRFYKERLEKLQQI; from the coding sequence ATGAAACTGACAACACGCGCCAATTTGTTTGCCTTTCAAGATAAACAATTGGCATATCAGCAACTAAGTCAGAAAGAGGAAGACATGGGAACCTACCAGATAATTGGCGCCAATGCCACCAATCAGAATTGTTTCACCGGGGAGACGGTTCATCTTTATCCGCACCTCAAGGAAGCCATCTTCCGGGCCGAAAAAATTGACATGAACGTGTCTTTTTTAATGGTGTCAGGAATCCGACTCATTCTCGATGATCTTAAAACCGCTGTGGATAAGGGCGTCGCCATTCGGATTCTCTGCGGCAATTATCTCAACATCACCCAGCCCGAAGCCCTCTATCTGCTAAAGGATGCCCTGGGGGAGCGGCTGGAGTTGCGCTTTTACAACGTCCCCAATCATTCCTTCCACGCCAAGGCCTATTTTTTCCGCTATCCGGATTACGACGAAGTATTTGTCGGTTCCTCCAACCTGTCTAAATCAGCCCTGACCAATGGCATTGAGTGGAATTACCGGCTTAATTCCCGGGAGCATCCCGCCGATTGCGCCACTTTCTGGCAGATCTTTGAAGCGCTGCTGGTCAATCATTCCCTGATCATTGATGATACTGAACTGAAAAAATACTCAAAACAATGGATTCGCCCCAAGATTATTCAGCAAATCGAAGAAATAGAGGAGGCGTGCCCAGCGGTTGCCGATCCGGCCGAAACCCCCGATCGGGTGGCCCAGGGACAGGCGGCATTTATCGTTGATCCGGTTATCCCGGACCCGGCGCCGCTGATTGCCTTTCCGCAACCCACCGGCGCCCAGGTGGAAGCCCTGTACGCCCTTAAAAACTTTCGCCGGGAACAGCTCGACAAGGGCCTGATTGTGGCTGCCACCGGCATCGGCAAAACATTTTTGGCCGCCTTTGATTCCAGAGACTTCAACCGGATTCTGTTTGTGGCGCATCGCGACGAAATCCTCAGCCAGGCGGAATATACTTTCAAATGTGTGCGCCGGGAGCTGTCCGCCGGCCATTTCAACGGCACCCGGAAAGATACCGATGCCGATATTATTTTCGCCTCGGTCCAGACCCTGGGGAATCCCGCCTATCTGGCGAATGGCCCCTTTGCTGCGGATGCCTTTGACTATATTATCATCGATGAATTCCATCACGCCGTGTCCGACTATTATCAGAACATCATCGATTATTTCCGGCCGAAATTTCTGCTGGGTCTCACCGCCACCCCGGAGCGGCTGGATAATCAGGATGTTTTTGCGCTCTGCGACTACAACGTGGTTTATGAGGTGCGGCTCAAAGAGGCGATCAACAAAGGCTGGCTGGTACCCTTCCGCTATTATGGTATCTATGATGATCTGGATTATGACCACGTGGACTACCGCAATGGCCAGTACGACAGCGAGCAGCTGGGCCAACTGGCCAGCGTCAACAAACGGGGCAACCTGATTTTTAAGCACTATGCCAAATATGGCAGTCGCCGGGCGCTGGGCTTCTGCATCAACCGTCGCCATGCTCTGTATATGACCAATTATTTTCGGGAACAAGGAATCGCCTGTTGCGCGGTCATCAGCGGCACCGTCAATGCGGAACAGCGGGAGCTGATCCGGGAACGGGAGCCAGCCATCAGCGATCTGAAAACCGGGAAGCTTGCGGTTATTTTTTCGGTGGACATGTTTAACGAGGGGCTGGATATCCCCGAACTCGATATGGTGCTGTTTCTCAGACCGACCCAATCACCGATTGTCTTTTTACAGCAACTGGGCCGGGGCCTGCGCAAGACCCGGGGGAAAAATTATGTCAACGTGCTGGATTTTATGGGCAACTATCAAAAAGCCAATCTGGTGCCGTTTCTGCTGACCAATGAACCCCCGCCGGAACCATCCGGCCGATCCGTCTTCCGGCTGCCGCAGGAAGACGACTACCCGGTGGACTGTCTGGTCGATTTTGATTTTAAACTGATTGATCTGTTTAAAAAGATGGCTCGGGATCAGAAGAAAATTAAAGATCGGCTGCTTGATGAATTTGACCGCATCAGCGATGAACTGGGGCGACGGCCGCTGCGGCTGGATCTCTATGTCCATCTGGATGAATCCATCTATCAGACAATCCGCAGTAAAAAAGACCTCAATCCGTTTCGGGATTATCTGTCCTTTCTTGATGCGATCGGCCAGATCACAGCAGCCGAAAAAGAACTGCTGGGAACGCCGGGTCACGCCTTTCTTAAAAACATCGAAAACACCGCCATGTCAAAAACCTATAAGATGCCGGTGCTGCTGGCGTTTTATAACGGCGGCAAGATGAAGTTGGAAATCGATGACGAAGATCTTTACCAGAGTTTTAAGTCTTTCTATGAAAAAGGCTCAAACCGGGTCGATCTGCTCCGGGACAAAAGCACCGCCAATGCCATCAGCTGGGGTAAAAAAGAATATGTCAGCCTGGCTAACCGTAACCCGGTTCATTTTCTGGCCCAATCGGCCGGGGAATTCTTTTATCAAAGCGGTGACCGCTTCTGTCTGGCACCCGAACTGGAAAGTTATCTTGCCAACCCGGTTTTTATTAAACAGTTTAAAGATATCATCGATTACCGCACTAAGCGTTTCTACAAAGAACGGCTGGAAAAACTGCAACAAATATAA
- a CDS encoding phage holin family protein, which translates to MPTGALSIWRYSWALVGGLIGQLLGGWDGFLLCLTAFVVIDYLTGVLAAAQQQRLSSARGFRGILRKILIFTVVAMGHLLDTTLLGGTGAPLRSAMIFFYIANEGLSITENLAALGVPIPKRLKQVVAELGEEDEPPPG; encoded by the coding sequence ATGCCGACCGGGGCTTTGTCCATCTGGCGGTATAGCTGGGCCCTGGTCGGTGGCCTGATCGGTCAGCTCCTGGGCGGCTGGGACGGTTTTCTCCTCTGTCTCACCGCCTTTGTGGTGATCGACTACCTGACCGGGGTTCTGGCCGCGGCCCAGCAGCAGCGTCTCTCCAGCGCCCGGGGTTTTCGCGGCATCCTCAGAAAAATCCTGATCTTTACCGTCGTCGCCATGGGGCATCTGCTGGACACCACCTTGTTAGGCGGTACCGGCGCCCCGCTGCGGTCGGCGATGATCTTTTTCTACATCGCCAACGAGGGCCTGAGCATTACAGAAAATCTGGCCGCCCTGGGGGTGCCGATCCCCAAACGCCTGAAACAAGTGGTGGCCGAGTTGGGGGAGGAGGATGAACCACCTCCGGGCTAA
- a CDS encoding D-Ala-D-Ala carboxypeptidase family metallohydrolase yields the protein MNPFIKKVQEALAARGYAPGPIDGRDGPKTQKAVKAFQQDSGLSPDGQVGSLTENRLFTEQLSVISFDGDGSTPHFARAEFACDCGGAYCDGFPAEMNLELLLKLEALRNALNVPVIITSGVRCPTRNAEVGGVDNSQHLFGQAADLHAPGIPIDTVAAIAESLGLAAILYADRGFVHLAV from the coding sequence ATGAACCCATTTATTAAAAAAGTCCAGGAAGCCCTGGCGGCCCGGGGCTATGCTCCCGGGCCGATTGATGGCCGGGATGGACCCAAAACCCAGAAGGCGGTTAAGGCCTTCCAGCAGGACTCGGGACTTAGCCCCGATGGCCAGGTGGGGAGCCTCACGGAGAACCGGCTCTTTACCGAGCAGCTTAGCGTCATCTCTTTTGATGGCGATGGCTCGACTCCGCATTTTGCCCGGGCGGAATTCGCCTGCGATTGCGGCGGTGCCTATTGTGACGGCTTTCCGGCGGAGATGAATCTGGAGCTGTTGCTGAAGCTGGAAGCCCTGCGCAATGCCTTAAACGTTCCGGTGATCATCACCTCCGGGGTCCGTTGTCCCACACGCAACGCCGAAGTGGGGGGCGTCGACAATTCCCAGCATCTCTTTGGTCAGGCCGCCGATCTCCATGCCCCGGGTATTCCGATTGACACCGTCGCCGCCATCGCCGAAAGTCTAGGGCTGGCAGCCATTCTTTATGCCGACCGGGGCTTTGTCCATCTGGCGGTATAG
- a CDS encoding DUF2922 domain-containing protein, whose protein sequence is MAANTILQLTFKRSDLKTTTMSITNPKTGLTVDAVNTAMAAIIAKNIFAPDGMNLIAKAKAELVVTDTTAFSMS, encoded by the coding sequence ATGGCAGCAAATACTATCTTGCAACTGACTTTTAAACGGTCGGATCTGAAAACCACCACCATGTCGATTACCAATCCCAAGACGGGACTGACAGTGGATGCAGTCAACACCGCCATGGCGGCCATCATTGCCAAAAACATTTTTGCCCCGGATGGCATGAACCTGATCGCCAAAGCCAAGGCTGAACTGGTCGTCACCGACACCACCGCCTTTTCGATGAGCTAG
- a CDS encoding DUF1659 domain-containing protein: MAVTTDFLEQKIQIRSNHGLVDGKEKITSRTYGDVKAAATDADIYDVATIIAGLQEPVLEEVIKQEVSLIVPV, translated from the coding sequence ATGGCAGTAACCACTGATTTTCTGGAACAGAAGATCCAGATCCGCTCCAACCACGGCCTCGTCGATGGTAAGGAAAAAATCACCAGCCGCACCTATGGCGATGTGAAAGCCGCGGCCACTGATGCCGACATCTATGATGTGGCGACGATCATTGCCGGGCTTCAGGAGCCGGTACTGGAAGAAGTCATCAAACAGGAAGTAAGCCTGATCGTACCGGTCTAA
- a CDS encoding phage/plasmid primase, P4 family — translation MNTNAFENIIPLAVNPAAFLAAFHGGPYGLRSFADRPEGRGGRGCNRTVTAAQLADQDGALLAALRAENDGEQRGIFFVVNPGGHKDAEITAVAAQFVEADDLPLAEQWDNLMAFPLAPSIIVRTRKSLHGYWLLALPEDERATPDQTAPDLARFTPLKKQLAAHFSGDPVIANLSRVMRLPGFDHHKGEPVAVRCLLFEPQRRYRQTELAAVLCELHPDDPCFGGRGVAGKKASTTTVTTATTSAKNRSAVALDLPRGDFDLEQLLSTCDFIRHCQEQAATLPEPLWYPMITNLADVPGGEAAIHQLSAAHPGYSFAATVAKIEQFRRSNTGPFSCETIAAWGFNCPQLGRCSARQPRDRGQIPPPPWYRQTRTGLRLIPGVLANALAAHKNIFYSRQCYYQYLDGVYKKVEELHCKHIVRKYLRTDDVEMHQINDVIGQWTMEILRSPENLNVNKELINLKNGLYQRSTRTLKPHDPQLLSTIQLAVSYDPQAAAPIFAAFLNDCLDPETQLLVQELCGYLLVPVTRAQKAFVLVGEGGAGKSTLLSVIQELLLGAANVSNISWQNLGETFLTAELDGRLANIFADLPSKNIDDSSLFKSITGEDWLTAQRKNKDPHGFKSTARLVFSCNSIPKNLGDRSEAFYRRLVIIPFGPPKPPQQRDLHLKEKLAREAPGILNWALVGLTRLDHNGYRFSTSAASQTALESYRVAGSSVLSFVSDCCVVETERQVSAAQLYHAYQQYSGSSGLRPVSQKRFWMELKESFGMVEKTKDSLSRRAIYHGVDLENFEDLA, via the coding sequence ATGAACACGAACGCATTTGAAAACATCATCCCCCTGGCGGTTAACCCGGCGGCCTTTCTGGCCGCCTTTCATGGCGGGCCCTATGGCTTGCGTAGCTTTGCCGACCGGCCCGAGGGTCGCGGCGGCCGGGGGTGCAACCGGACGGTGACGGCGGCCCAACTGGCGGATCAGGACGGGGCGCTGCTGGCGGCGCTCCGGGCGGAGAATGACGGCGAACAGCGGGGGATCTTTTTTGTAGTCAACCCCGGCGGCCACAAAGATGCCGAGATCACCGCGGTGGCGGCCCAGTTTGTCGAAGCCGACGATCTGCCGCTGGCAGAACAATGGGACAACCTGATGGCCTTCCCCCTGGCCCCCTCGATTATTGTGCGGACCCGGAAATCCCTCCACGGCTATTGGCTGCTGGCACTACCGGAGGATGAAAGGGCAACCCCTGATCAAACCGCTCCCGACCTGGCCCGGTTCACCCCGCTCAAGAAACAACTGGCAGCACATTTTTCCGGCGATCCGGTGATTGCGAACCTCAGCCGGGTGATGCGGTTGCCGGGGTTTGATCACCACAAGGGTGAGCCGGTGGCGGTGCGCTGTCTGCTGTTTGAACCCCAGCGGCGCTATCGCCAGACCGAACTGGCAGCCGTGCTTTGCGAACTGCATCCCGATGATCCCTGCTTCGGGGGACGGGGCGTGGCCGGAAAAAAAGCCTCTACCACAACGGTCACCACCGCCACCACCAGCGCCAAAAACCGGTCGGCGGTGGCGCTGGATCTGCCCCGGGGGGATTTTGATCTGGAGCAGCTACTGAGCACCTGCGACTTTATCCGCCATTGTCAGGAACAGGCCGCCACCCTGCCGGAACCGTTGTGGTATCCGATGATCACCAATCTGGCCGATGTTCCCGGCGGCGAGGCGGCCATCCATCAGCTGTCGGCGGCGCATCCCGGTTACAGCTTCGCGGCCACGGTGGCCAAAATCGAGCAGTTTCGCCGCTCCAATACCGGGCCTTTCAGCTGTGAAACGATTGCTGCCTGGGGCTTTAACTGTCCCCAGTTGGGCCGCTGTTCGGCCCGGCAGCCCCGGGACCGGGGTCAGATCCCGCCGCCGCCCTGGTATCGGCAAACCAGAACCGGGCTGCGGCTAATCCCCGGGGTGCTGGCCAACGCCCTGGCGGCTCACAAGAACATCTTTTATTCCCGGCAATGCTATTATCAGTATCTGGATGGGGTCTATAAAAAGGTGGAGGAGCTCCACTGCAAGCATATCGTCCGTAAATACCTGCGCACCGATGACGTCGAGATGCATCAGATCAACGACGTCATTGGCCAGTGGACGATGGAAATTCTGCGCAGCCCCGAAAACTTAAATGTCAATAAAGAGCTGATCAATTTAAAAAACGGTCTCTATCAACGGTCGACCCGGACGCTTAAACCCCATGATCCCCAGCTGCTCTCAACCATTCAACTGGCGGTGAGCTATGATCCTCAGGCGGCGGCGCCGATCTTTGCGGCCTTTTTAAACGATTGTCTGGACCCGGAAACCCAGCTGCTGGTTCAGGAACTGTGCGGTTATCTGCTGGTGCCGGTTACCCGGGCGCAGAAGGCTTTTGTTCTGGTGGGGGAAGGGGGCGCCGGTAAATCGACGCTGCTTTCTGTGATTCAGGAGCTGTTGCTGGGTGCGGCCAATGTCTCCAATATTTCCTGGCAAAATCTCGGCGAGACCTTTCTGACCGCCGAGCTGGACGGTCGGCTGGCCAATATCTTTGCCGATCTGCCGTCTAAAAATATTGACGACAGTTCCCTGTTTAAGAGCATCACCGGGGAGGACTGGCTCACCGCCCAGCGTAAAAACAAGGACCCCCACGGCTTTAAGAGTACCGCCCGGCTGGTTTTTTCCTGCAACAGCATCCCTAAAAATCTCGGCGACCGCAGTGAGGCCTTTTACCGGCGGCTGGTGATCATCCCCTTTGGGCCACCCAAACCGCCCCAGCAGCGGGACCTTCATTTAAAAGAAAAGCTGGCCCGGGAGGCGCCGGGAATCCTGAACTGGGCCCTGGTGGGCCTGACGCGCCTCGATCACAATGGCTATCGTTTCAGCACCTCGGCCGCCAGCCAGACCGCTCTGGAAAGCTATCGAGTGGCTGGCAGCTCGGTGCTGTCCTTTGTGTCCGATTGCTGCGTGGTCGAGACTGAACGGCAGGTTTCGGCGGCCCAGCTCTACCACGCCTACCAGCAGTACAGCGGGTCATCGGGGCTACGGCCAGTGAGTCAGAAACGCTTCTGGATGGAGTTAAAAGAAAGTTTTGGGATGGTCGAAAAAACGAAGGATTCGCTGTCAAGAAGAGCGATTTACCATGGGGTTGATCTGGAGAATTTTGAAGACTTAGCATGA
- a CDS encoding DNA polymerase — translation MKTNYWMTTDLQVVADYLGDAVIIAFDFETAPMAGWRENRRAALDPHRGEIVGVSLAVAAGTGVYLPLNHRGFDNADAEAVFDFLRRRVFENPGVIKIAHNLAFEATFLLARGIALVAPVYDTMAGAQLIYKEDGHFRRLADVGLKTLAWDWLALALPRFVAVVGLGSFADLDPRDQQTINYACSDADLARRLYFLENDWFQANIPAHEDLIKAIESPVALFTARMEYRGFRIDAAGIAAAAAVCQDQLGIYRNDLERGGSRPVRVGKNAATNDLKAYLFDDLGLPVQKRTDSGKAALDEDAIQQLSAYCRAQGLPAITYLESIGAYRGLAKLYQTYVLGLGEQINPVTGAIHTRLFPLGTATGRFSSAEPNCQNLPAGPAHGIPVRDFFMARPGTILVAVDYSQIELRIGAWFTGDANLLAVYREGGDIHAVTTAAVYGITLAEAGDKGHPEYKARRTVAKNINFGIFYGLYPRGLQDILRVKTGQQLSLEDCQAMIFNLRLAYPGLTPWQEATRQAAHYHETVDTALGRRRALPGINAPEPGLQSHFERAALNHPIQGTAADILKLAMVRLEAGLGERPFIWPLLTVHDEIVFEVETPRLADAIAWITTVMTAAPFPGFDVPLAVEVTVGARYGSLVGWQSGE, via the coding sequence ATGAAAACAAATTATTGGATGACAACGGACTTGCAGGTGGTGGCGGATTATTTGGGTGATGCCGTGATCATTGCCTTTGATTTTGAAACGGCCCCGATGGCTGGCTGGCGGGAGAATCGGCGGGCGGCGTTGGACCCGCACCGGGGGGAGATTGTTGGGGTGTCGCTGGCGGTGGCAGCAGGCACTGGGGTGTATCTGCCGCTTAACCACCGGGGTTTTGACAATGCCGATGCCGAGGCGGTGTTTGATTTTTTGCGCCGCCGGGTTTTTGAAAACCCCGGGGTCATTAAAATTGCCCATAACCTGGCCTTTGAGGCCACGTTTCTGCTGGCCCGGGGGATTGCTCTGGTGGCGCCGGTGTATGACACCATGGCCGGGGCGCAACTGATTTATAAAGAGGACGGGCATTTTCGCCGGCTGGCTGATGTGGGTTTGAAAACCCTGGCCTGGGACTGGTTGGCTCTGGCGCTGCCCCGTTTTGTGGCGGTGGTCGGGCTGGGCAGCTTTGCCGATCTCGATCCCCGGGATCAGCAGACCATCAACTATGCCTGCAGTGATGCCGATCTGGCCCGGCGCCTCTATTTTCTGGAAAACGACTGGTTTCAGGCCAATATCCCGGCGCACGAAGACCTGATCAAGGCGATCGAAAGTCCGGTGGCGCTGTTTACCGCGCGGATGGAGTACCGCGGCTTCCGGATCGATGCGGCTGGCATTGCGGCGGCGGCCGCAGTCTGTCAGGACCAGCTGGGGATTTACCGGAATGATCTGGAAAGGGGTGGCAGCCGACCGGTGCGGGTGGGCAAAAATGCCGCCACCAATGATCTCAAGGCCTATCTCTTTGACGATCTCGGTCTGCCGGTGCAAAAACGCACCGACAGCGGCAAAGCGGCGCTGGATGAGGATGCCATCCAGCAGCTCAGCGCCTATTGCCGGGCCCAGGGCCTGCCAGCGATCACTTATCTGGAATCGATCGGTGCCTACCGGGGTCTGGCCAAGCTCTATCAAACCTATGTGCTGGGGCTGGGGGAGCAGATCAATCCGGTCACCGGGGCGATCCATACCCGGTTGTTTCCGCTGGGAACGGCCACCGGGCGGTTTTCTTCGGCCGAGCCCAATTGTCAGAACCTGCCGGCGGGGCCGGCCCATGGCATCCCGGTTCGGGATTTCTTTATGGCCCGGCCGGGTACCATCCTGGTGGCGGTGGATTACAGCCAGATCGAGCTGCGGATTGGGGCCTGGTTTACCGGCGATGCCAACCTGCTGGCGGTGTACCGGGAGGGTGGGGATATCCATGCCGTCACCACTGCGGCGGTGTATGGAATCACGCTGGCCGAAGCCGGGGATAAGGGCCATCCGGAGTATAAGGCCCGGCGGACGGTGGCCAAGAATATCAATTTTGGGATTTTTTATGGCCTCTATCCCCGCGGGCTTCAGGATATTCTGCGGGTCAAGACCGGTCAGCAGCTGAGCCTGGAAGACTGTCAGGCAATGATTTTCAATCTCCGGCTGGCCTATCCGGGACTTACGCCCTGGCAGGAAGCGACCCGTCAGGCGGCCCACTATCACGAAACGGTTGACACGGCGTTGGGCCGGCGCCGCGCTCTGCCGGGGATCAACGCCCCGGAACCGGGGCTCCAGAGTCATTTTGAGCGGGCTGCCCTGAACCACCCGATTCAGGGTACGGCGGCGGATATCTTAAAGCTGGCGATGGTCCGGCTGGAGGCGGGACTGGGGGAGCGGCCATTCATTTGGCCGCTGCTGACGGTTCATGATGAGATCGTTTTTGAGGTGGAGACCCCTCGGCTGGCAGATGCCATTGCCTGGATCACCACGGTGATGACAGCGGCGCCATTCCCGGGTTTTGACGTCCCCCTGGCCGTGGAAGTCACCGTCGGCGCCCGCTATGGCTCGCTGGTGGGGTGGCAGTCGGGCGAATAA
- the radC gene encoding DNA repair protein RadC produces the protein MDKNPHKGHRQRVKNRVINEGIDSFEDHQILELLLFYCIPMKDTNELAHQLIKHYGSLSGVFDADPRDLCDQIGVTQNTAVLLSLIPALARRYQQGKFREKAVLNSTTKAGEYTMALFTGRLNEAFYVICLDSQNKVNQATLLHEGTINEAPVYPRLIVETALRHQAASIILAHNHPGGSQKPSQADLDVTRKIKLATEAIAIPVVDHIIVAGEGYYSFAENRVL, from the coding sequence ATGGATAAAAATCCCCACAAAGGCCATCGGCAACGGGTTAAAAACCGGGTCATCAACGAAGGTATCGACAGTTTTGAGGATCATCAGATTCTCGAGCTGCTGCTATTTTACTGCATTCCGATGAAGGACACCAACGAACTGGCGCATCAGCTGATTAAGCATTACGGCTCGCTGTCCGGGGTGTTTGATGCCGATCCCAGAGATCTTTGCGATCAGATCGGTGTTACACAAAACACCGCCGTTCTGCTGTCCCTGATTCCAGCCTTAGCGCGGCGTTATCAGCAGGGTAAGTTCCGGGAAAAGGCAGTCTTAAACAGTACCACCAAAGCCGGCGAATACACCATGGCCCTGTTTACCGGGCGGCTCAATGAGGCCTTTTATGTGATCTGCCTGGATAGCCAGAACAAGGTCAACCAGGCCACCTTGCTCCACGAGGGCACCATCAACGAAGCCCCGGTTTACCCCCGGCTGATCGTCGAAACCGCCCTGCGCCACCAGGCCGCCAGTATCATTCTGGCCCATAACCATCCCGGTGGCAGCCAGAAACCCTCTCAGGCCGATCTCGACGTCACCCGCAAGATCAAACTGGCCACCGAAGCCATCGCCATCCCGGTGGTGGATCACATTATTGTCGCCGGGGAAGGGTATTACAGTTTTGCCGAAAACCGGGTGCTGTGA
- a CDS encoding DUF6483 family protein, with the protein MYNNDYIMRMIEDLSAFLANVVFHKDAAAIEIFDEQGNISESNLLHVQMLVMIGEGRLNEAENLLFEKIEAHPNPAYLQVALDFYTNLDNLSDETLNNAGFPRVEIVEGLGDIKKIYQAM; encoded by the coding sequence ATGTATAACAATGATTATATCATGCGGATGATTGAAGATTTATCGGCTTTTTTAGCTAATGTGGTGTTTCACAAAGATGCCGCCGCAATTGAAATATTTGATGAACAGGGAAATATTTCAGAAAGCAATTTATTGCATGTGCAGATGTTGGTCATGATCGGCGAAGGCCGGCTCAATGAAGCCGAAAACCTGCTGTTTGAAAAAATCGAAGCCCATCCCAACCCGGCCTATTTACAGGTTGCCCTGGATTTTTATACCAATCTGGATAACCTCAGCGATGAGACCCTTAATAACGCCGGCTTTCCCAGAGTCGAGATCGTCGAAGGTTTGGGAGATATTAAAAAGATTTATCAGGCGATGTAG
- a CDS encoding Hsp20/alpha crystallin family protein — protein MFGLTPVKKHEVAQTGDVIDFYNMVDSFFNDRQFPMASLKNDTFKVDVKENDNEYLVDAEVAGYDKKDIHINYDDGNLLISVEKKEEKEEKNEKFIHRERSFSSMQRGIYLPNVIESDIKANFENGVLKIIAPKSKEAVKKTEITIE, from the coding sequence ATGTTTGGTTTAACTCCCGTAAAAAAACACGAAGTGGCTCAAACCGGCGATGTGATCGACTTTTATAACATGGTCGACAGTTTCTTCAATGACCGGCAATTTCCAATGGCTAGCCTTAAAAATGACACTTTTAAAGTTGACGTAAAAGAAAATGACAACGAATACCTGGTGGATGCCGAAGTGGCTGGCTATGACAAAAAGGATATCCACATCAACTATGACGACGGCAATCTTCTGATTTCAGTTGAGAAAAAGGAAGAAAAAGAAGAAAAAAATGAAAAATTTATTCACCGTGAACGTTCTTTCTCTTCCATGCAGCGTGGCATTTACCTGCCCAATGTGATAGAAAGTGACATAAAAGCGAACTTTGAAAATGGTGTGTTAAAAATTATCGCGCCAAAATCAAAAGAAGCTGTGAAGAAAACCGAAATAACCATTGAATAA
- a CDS encoding type II CAAX endopeptidase family protein, giving the protein MLKEMKYRYLFLGVILTCALSLIVSALLKLPSLYATTLSGTLALYGFPLVWMGYYFRKYQLSFRVWLKPVRLKISETMAAAFFPELLGMGILLLITVGITAILPAGGLNELPETNTNWVLHFISAVILAPICEELIFRGFVLNKMLIRFSPAKAVIFSSVIFGALHLTTGISPTIVGVVLCIIYMKYQSIIPGMVIHCIHNLAVVLIKYLASSGVDTTAPMTPADFQPLIILSGVFIALGLIWLVLFIRRNWHYATEFAALHRPKQEVLSVLGGE; this is encoded by the coding sequence ATGTTAAAAGAGATGAAGTATCGCTATTTGTTCCTGGGGGTTATCCTGACCTGTGCATTAAGTCTGATTGTCAGCGCCCTGTTGAAGCTACCCAGTCTTTACGCCACCACCCTCAGCGGCACCCTGGCGCTTTACGGCTTCCCGCTAGTCTGGATGGGCTATTATTTCAGAAAATACCAACTATCTTTCCGGGTCTGGTTAAAACCAGTGCGGCTGAAAATCAGCGAAACCATGGCGGCGGCCTTTTTCCCCGAACTGCTGGGGATGGGGATTCTGCTGCTGATTACGGTGGGAATCACTGCCATCCTACCAGCTGGGGGACTCAATGAGCTGCCTGAAACCAATACCAACTGGGTGCTTCATTTTATTTCTGCCGTGATCCTGGCGCCGATCTGTGAAGAACTGATCTTCCGGGGCTTTGTCCTCAATAAAATGCTGATCCGATTTTCGCCGGCCAAGGCGGTGATTTTTTCTTCGGTGATTTTCGGCGCCCTGCATCTGACCACCGGCATCAGCCCGACCATCGTCGGGGTGGTGTTGTGTATCATCTACATGAAATACCAGAGTATCATCCCCGGCATGGTGATCCACTGCATCCACAACCTGGCGGTGGTGTTGATCAAATATCTGGCCTCATCCGGCGTTGATACCACAGCCCCGATGACCCCGGCGGACTTTCAGCCGCTGATCATCCTGTCCGGTGTTTTTATTGCTTTGGGTCTGATCTGGCTGGTGCTGTTCATCCGCAGAAACTGGCATTATGCCACCGAATTTGCTGCCCTGCACCGCCCAAAACAGGAAGTTCTTTCTGTTTTGGGTGGGGAATAA